Part of the Paenarthrobacter sp. JL.01a genome is shown below.
GGCACCCAGATGACGGAGCGCTTCTCCGCCCCCGGTGCCACCTTGGTGAAGCTTTTTGGCCGCCCGGACGAGGAATCGCGAGAGTTCGCTGACCGGGCCGGACGCGTGCGTGACATCGGCATCCGGACCGCCATGCTCCAGTTCACGTTCGTCACGGCCCTGACCTTGGTTTCCGCTTTGGCTCTGGCACTTGTGTACGGCCTCGGCGGTTGGCTGGCCCTCAGCGGCCAGCTCGCTCCGGGCGATGTGGTGGTCCTGGCGCTCCTGTTGACCCGCCTCTACGCACCGTTGACGGCACTGTCCAACGCCCGGGTGGAGATCATGAGCGCACTGGTCAGCTTTGAGCGCGTCTTCGAGATCCTGGACCTCAAGCCTCTCATCACGGAGAAGCCGGACGCCGTCGAGGTTGCCCCCGGCCCGGTTGCGGTGGAGTTTGACGATGTCCGCTTCTCCTACCCGTCGGCTGACAAGGTGTCCCTGGCGTCCTTGGAGGAAGTGTCCACGCTGGACACCCGCGGTGGGGAGGAAGTGCTGCATGGGATCAGCTTCCGGGTTGAACCGGGCCAGACTGTGGCGTTGGTGGGTTCCTCCGGCGCCGGGAAGTCAACCATCGCCCAACTGCTGTCCCGCCTGTACGACGTCGATTCCGGAGCCGTGCGCTTCGGCGGCCACGGACCGAAGACGGGTACCGACGTCCGGGACATCACCTTCGATTCCCTTCGTGACACTTTGGGCATGGTGACCCAGGATGGCCACCTCTTCCACGAAACCATCGCCTCGAACCTGCGCCTCGCCCGGCCGGATGCCACCGAGGAGGACATGTGGAACGTGCTCCGGCGTGCGCGGCTGGAGCCCATGATCCGGTCATTGCCCGATGGTTTGGAGACCGTGGTGGGGGAGCGCGGCTACCGGCTCTCCGGTGGCGAGCGCCAACGGCTCACTATCGCGCGGTTGCTGATCAAGCAGCCCCGCGTCGTGATCCTGGACGAGGCTACGGCAGCGCTTGACTCCACCAACGAAGCTGCCGTTCAGGCCGCTTTGGGCGAGGCGCTCGAGGGGCGTACCGCCGTCGTGATTGCGCACCGCTTGTCCACCATCCGTGCCGCGGACGCGATCCTGGTGGTGGAGGACGGCCGGATCGTGGAGCGCGGCACCCACAGCGGGTTGCTGGCGGCGGACGGCCGCTACGCGGAGCTCTACCGCACGCAGTTCGCCGAGGCTACGGCGGTGGCCCAGGAAGCGGTCCCGGAGCTGTAGACCCAACTGGGGGACAGCAAACGCTCCACTGGCACCTTAGTGGAGCGTTTGCTGTCCCCTAGTTGGGTGCTGCGAGGGCCGGGAGGACGTGGTCCGTCAGGAGCGGGGCAAGGTCGTCGGGCAGGGGAGCACCAAGGTCGAGCCAGCGGATTTCGGCGATTTCCGCAGAGGGGTGCGCTTCCCACGTCCCCGGGGCCGTGAAAACGGTGGCCTCGATGGTGGTTTCGTCCTCGTTGGCGGCGACGGCATGCCAGAGGCCCAAGGGTTCCAGATCCTCCGGGGCCACCTCGATGCCGACTTCTTCGAGGAGCTCCCTGGACGCTGCCTCGGCAGCCGTTTCTCCGGTCTCGGGCTTTCCGCCGGGGTGCATAAATTTCTCCGTGCCGCGTTTTCGGACGGTGAGGAGCTGGCCTGCCTGGTTGTAGACGCAGACGGCGCTGACCACGATCACGTTCATGCATTCCTCCTCAGGTGCGATTCCAGCAGCAGGTCCTTCGCCGGCCCGCGGACGTCCCAGGTGAAGCTGAACGCGTCCGGCCCCTCCCACAGGTAGTTGACGCGGTAATCGTCCGGATCGCACCAGTGTTCGTCCTGGTGGCCCTGCTCCGTGAAACTCATGACATGGAAGGGCCGGTCGTCAGGAAAGAACACGTCCA
Proteins encoded:
- a CDS encoding ABC transporter ATP-binding protein, with amino-acid sequence MSMDRVAWSSLYNITTAKSGSKPFSKETLKRVLAFAAPHKGKLIAFVIASIAGAFLAVATPVLAGQVVDAIIANAGVGTVIWLAVLIAIVAVGEAGVGLLTRWLSSTIGEGVIVDLRTRVFDHVQRMPIAFFTRTRTGALVSRLNNDVIGAQSAFAGTLSGVVSNVVALALTLAVMLNTSWLVTVLAMVLLPIFLIPARRMGSKLADLRREAAAHNAAMGTQMTERFSAPGATLVKLFGRPDEESREFADRAGRVRDIGIRTAMLQFTFVTALTLVSALALALVYGLGGWLALSGQLAPGDVVVLALLLTRLYAPLTALSNARVEIMSALVSFERVFEILDLKPLITEKPDAVEVAPGPVAVEFDDVRFSYPSADKVSLASLEEVSTLDTRGGEEVLHGISFRVEPGQTVALVGSSGAGKSTIAQLLSRLYDVDSGAVRFGGHGPKTGTDVRDITFDSLRDTLGMVTQDGHLFHETIASNLRLARPDATEEDMWNVLRRARLEPMIRSLPDGLETVVGERGYRLSGGERQRLTIARLLIKQPRVVILDEATAALDSTNEAAVQAALGEALEGRTAVVIAHRLSTIRAADAILVVEDGRIVERGTHSGLLAADGRYAELYRTQFAEATAVAQEAVPEL
- a CDS encoding NUDIX hydrolase, with amino-acid sequence MNVIVVSAVCVYNQAGQLLTVRKRGTEKFMHPGGKPETGETAAEAASRELLEEVGIEVAPEDLEPLGLWHAVAANEDETTIEATVFTAPGTWEAHPSAEIAEIRWLDLGAPLPDDLAPLLTDHVLPALAAPN